The following proteins are encoded in a genomic region of Lachnospiraceae bacterium KM106-2:
- a CDS encoding transcriptional regulator, MerR family, with amino-acid sequence MIDKKQYMTTGEFAKMMHVTKETLFHYDKIGLFKPELKLKNEYRYYSINQIEFFDVLIMLRELGMSLKEIKEFIEKRDTETLLEMFQKEEQAIDAQMLRLKQQKKLIQVQKNKIEKIKEVDINKITICHRIQRYYTEGCVEEFEEKALYEKIGQLRERYTNSSQVQSCEIVFPQRRQLITEGIYDHYQNVMLVMNEKPKKLPVKVLPEGDYVVGYHKGHWMNIGDAYKRIERFISDNGLHVGEIYLEWYLVDALLAADLEEYITEIVIQIENE; translated from the coding sequence ATGATAGATAAAAAACAATATATGACAACTGGTGAGTTTGCCAAAATGATGCATGTGACAAAAGAAACGTTATTTCACTATGATAAGATTGGACTTTTTAAGCCGGAACTGAAATTAAAAAATGAATATCGATATTATTCCATTAATCAGATCGAATTTTTTGATGTACTGATCATGTTAAGAGAATTAGGGATGTCCTTAAAAGAAATTAAAGAATTCATTGAGAAACGGGATACGGAGACGTTACTAGAGATGTTCCAAAAAGAAGAACAGGCTATCGATGCACAGATGTTGCGATTAAAGCAGCAAAAGAAATTGATCCAGGTACAGAAGAATAAGATTGAGAAGATAAAAGAGGTTGATATCAATAAGATTACAATCTGCCATCGGATACAACGCTATTATACAGAAGGCTGTGTTGAAGAATTTGAGGAGAAAGCTTTATATGAGAAAATAGGTCAGTTAAGAGAACGTTATACCAATAGCAGCCAAGTACAAAGCTGCGAAATCGTATTTCCACAGAGAAGGCAGTTGATCACAGAGGGAATCTATGATCATTATCAGAATGTTATGCTTGTTATGAACGAGAAGCCAAAGAAGCTTCCGGTAAAGGTGTTACCGGAGGGAGATTATGTGGTAGGCTATCATAAAGGGCATTGGATGAATATCGGGGATGCATATAAGAGAATCGAGCGATTTATCAGTGATAATGGACTTCATGTAGGGGAGATATATCTGGAGTGGTATCTTGTAGATGCATTATTAGCTGCAGACTTGGAAGAATATATTACGGAGATCGTGATACAAATTGAGAATGAATAA
- a CDS encoding phage infection protein produces the protein MDLLKADVTKRSDFHAEPITITEEKLYSSAKYGTGMSPFYTVFSLWVGLLLLVSMFLVMVGLLLKSPINHLMERFNHRFEESGIGE, from the coding sequence GTGGATCTATTAAAGGCAGACGTGACAAAGAGAAGTGATTTTCATGCGGAACCAATCACCATTACTGAAGAAAAACTATATTCGAGCGCAAAATATGGTACAGGAATGTCACCATTTTATACAGTATTTTCTTTATGGGTTGGACTCTTGCTATTAGTATCTATGTTTTTGGTGATGGTAGGTCTTCTGCTTAAAAGCCCGATCAATCATTTAATGGAACGCTTTAATCATCGATTTGAAGAGAGCGGAATTGGAGAGTAG
- a CDS encoding spore germination protein GerKA: MDILHDHNNKVTVPISQVLSENIDVLECLFINCADVIKQKITIGGANKVEIYFIYIDNMIDKKLLEEDTLRYLKYHMDDLPESGQFDYIKDKGLRTADLGDLITMDKVIESILAGDTVIFVEGSDKAIKVSIRGMANRGVPQAENEVTVRGSKEAFSEVLFINRVLLRRRIKDTKFKIKQMKVGTRTKTDVAICYLEDVAKPEVVNDIEKRLKNFVIDGIFDSGMIEQLTEREHYSPFPEFQATERPDKAASAITEGRVVVIVDNSPMVLLLPTTLNAFFQASDDAYNRWEVATFSRVLRYIAAFLAVALPGLYLAVLNFESELLSSSLSLSFAAAREGVPFSALVEVIIMEIAFELLLEAGIRLPGPMGNTIGIVGGLIIGDAAVAANLVSPMIVIIVALTAISAFTVPNESFANAFRLVRYIIIFLSAWLGLYGFSIGVLLFLIHLCGLKSFGTPYLLPYVASNINGGNELKDAILKEPATKLKVRPTFARKQQRKRLRMDK, encoded by the coding sequence ATGGATATATTACATGATCATAATAACAAAGTAACCGTGCCCATCAGTCAGGTACTGAGTGAGAATATCGATGTATTAGAGTGCCTCTTTATAAATTGTGCCGATGTGATCAAGCAAAAGATTACGATCGGCGGCGCCAATAAAGTAGAAATCTATTTTATTTATATTGATAATATGATTGATAAGAAGCTCTTAGAGGAAGATACGCTTCGTTATCTGAAATATCATATGGATGATCTGCCGGAGAGCGGGCAGTTTGATTATATTAAGGATAAAGGTCTTCGTACCGCTGATCTTGGTGATCTGATCACCATGGATAAGGTGATCGAGTCGATTTTAGCGGGTGATACCGTAATCTTTGTGGAAGGCTCTGATAAGGCAATTAAGGTCTCAATCCGTGGAATGGCCAATCGAGGAGTTCCACAGGCTGAAAATGAAGTTACGGTACGTGGATCAAAGGAAGCATTCTCGGAAGTACTGTTTATTAACCGGGTACTACTTCGAAGAAGAATTAAAGACACAAAATTTAAGATCAAACAGATGAAAGTTGGCACAAGAACTAAGACAGATGTAGCCATTTGTTACTTAGAAGATGTAGCAAAACCAGAAGTGGTCAATGACATTGAGAAACGATTAAAGAACTTTGTTATTGACGGTATCTTTGATTCTGGAATGATCGAACAATTAACAGAGAGGGAGCACTATTCTCCATTCCCTGAATTTCAGGCAACTGAGCGACCGGATAAGGCAGCTAGCGCGATTACAGAAGGCAGGGTTGTTGTCATTGTTGACAACTCGCCGATGGTCTTATTATTGCCGACTACATTAAATGCCTTTTTTCAGGCTTCGGATGATGCTTATAATCGCTGGGAGGTTGCGACCTTTTCCCGTGTACTTCGTTATATCGCCGCATTCTTGGCAGTTGCACTGCCCGGATTATATCTGGCAGTATTAAATTTTGAGTCGGAATTATTGTCTTCCTCTTTATCGCTTTCCTTTGCAGCAGCTAGGGAAGGGGTTCCGTTCTCAGCATTGGTAGAAGTCATTATTATGGAAATCGCATTTGAACTATTGCTCGAAGCGGGAATTAGGCTTCCTGGGCCGATGGGAAATACCATCGGTATCGTAGGCGGTTTAATTATTGGCGATGCCGCAGTTGCAGCAAATTTAGTCAGTCCGATGATCGTTATTATTGTCGCTTTGACTGCAATTTCAGCGTTTACAGTGCCAAACGAGTCTTTTGCCAATGCATTTCGTCTCGTACGCTATATCATAATCTTTCTATCTGCTTGGCTTGGATTATATGGATTTAGTATCGGTGTACTTTTGTTCTTGATCCATTTGTGTGGCCTAAAGAGCTTTGGAACACCATATCTGCTTCCTTATGTAGCGTCGAATATTAACGGAGGAAATGAATTGAAAGATGCTATTTTAAAGGAACCAGCAACGAAACTAAAGGTTCGTCCAACTTTTGCGAGAAAACAGCAGCGAAAGAGATTGAGAATGGATAAATAA
- a CDS encoding spore germination protein has translation MLFFISQINGTLYRYSEESVGKILSFVVGILYVFKLGFSCVVMVQLFSTVINKTLLAESMKYYIIIPMILVGGYETYKGAEVRARMTELLFYIVLVPIFIMLIFGLKEVDLANLTPVFASGAKQTIYGSYLVFMVFNIIEFTIFLKPYIREEKTKQEELKKLFWNAFHAIVIAIVFFLLFFLLTVGILGMTGANQSMWSTVNIFQIIEVPGSLINRQDSLILGLWLLSIFTLISGFIFYLSVILKEMFCVKHKNTILPVILVILILCSMIPIQQEQLFQIYLEYMKKIGIPQSLVIPLILIVVTKLRGKNRIKAPKSAVILIVCLLAPFLLSGCSKHVEIEDRDFVQVIGLDMENDKMKTYFVLPDLQAMTDQGPTDDTDKLIKQFEGDDYIQIEEQYKLQSEKLLDYSHLKAIILGKEFAKNKDRMKSFLDYVESNYQLSKKTLIFLADEKAEDIIKMNGDIPNGIGSYLERLYQNNLGNSEKKEIVLASLLQVKNNSDQSIFLPRLQINEKRILINGEAVFHHSTVETELNAEESIITDIISGYGENARLFVNIGENQTNECVAKIRQIQKKLSVDLVDGKPILTLKINAIGAVEKGLENYEGLSYSQKAKIYRDIETALNDSLKEKIYNQMTTVMREQGVDYLNVYRSMRYKNNSLYQKYKNNEKGFLSEMQFNIQVTIDLVE, from the coding sequence ATGCTGTTCTTTATCAGTCAGATCAACGGAACCCTATACCGATACTCAGAAGAAAGTGTCGGTAAGATACTTAGTTTTGTAGTGGGGATTCTTTATGTATTTAAATTAGGATTTTCCTGTGTCGTCATGGTACAACTGTTTAGTACGGTCATCAATAAGACACTATTAGCCGAATCGATGAAATACTATATTATTATTCCGATGATCTTAGTCGGTGGCTATGAGACTTATAAGGGCGCCGAGGTCAGAGCACGTATGACAGAATTATTGTTTTATATTGTATTGGTCCCAATCTTCATTATGCTGATCTTTGGATTAAAAGAAGTAGATCTGGCCAATCTGACACCGGTGTTTGCTTCCGGAGCAAAGCAGACGATTTATGGTAGTTATTTAGTATTTATGGTGTTTAACATTATTGAATTTACAATCTTTTTGAAACCATACATTCGGGAAGAAAAGACAAAGCAGGAAGAGTTAAAGAAACTATTTTGGAATGCGTTCCATGCCATTGTGATCGCCATCGTATTCTTCTTACTATTCTTCCTTTTAACGGTTGGTATCTTGGGAATGACAGGAGCAAATCAGAGTATGTGGTCTACGGTGAATATCTTCCAGATCATCGAAGTCCCTGGAAGTTTGATCAACCGACAGGATTCCCTAATCTTAGGACTCTGGTTGCTGAGCATCTTCACTTTGATTAGCGGATTTATTTTTTATCTCTCCGTGATCTTAAAAGAAATGTTCTGTGTCAAACACAAGAATACCATCTTACCAGTGATTCTAGTGATCTTGATCTTGTGTAGTATGATTCCAATCCAGCAGGAGCAGCTGTTCCAAATCTATCTTGAATATATGAAGAAAATAGGAATTCCACAGTCATTAGTGATCCCTCTTATCTTGATCGTTGTAACTAAGTTACGTGGTAAGAATCGGATCAAGGCACCGAAATCAGCAGTAATCCTCATTGTATGTCTTCTTGCGCCTTTCTTATTAAGCGGTTGCAGCAAACATGTGGAAATCGAGGATCGTGATTTCGTACAGGTGATCGGATTAGATATGGAAAATGATAAGATGAAGACATATTTTGTCTTACCGGATCTGCAGGCTATGACCGATCAAGGACCAACAGATGATACCGATAAACTAATAAAACAGTTTGAAGGAGACGACTATATTCAAATTGAAGAACAGTATAAATTACAATCTGAAAAGTTATTAGATTATAGTCATTTAAAGGCGATCATTTTAGGAAAAGAGTTTGCAAAAAATAAAGATCGAATGAAATCTTTTTTAGATTATGTAGAAAGTAATTATCAATTGTCGAAAAAGACATTGATTTTCCTTGCAGATGAGAAAGCAGAGGATATTATCAAGATGAATGGTGATATACCAAACGGGATCGGATCATATTTAGAACGTCTCTATCAGAATAACCTTGGAAATAGCGAAAAGAAAGAGATTGTCTTAGCAAGTTTATTGCAAGTGAAGAATAATTCGGATCAATCTATTTTTCTTCCAAGATTACAGATTAATGAAAAGAGGATTCTAATTAATGGAGAGGCGGTATTTCATCATTCGACAGTAGAAACGGAATTAAATGCCGAAGAATCTATTATAACAGATATTATAAGTGGATATGGCGAAAACGCAAGATTATTTGTGAATATAGGAGAAAATCAAACGAACGAGTGCGTTGCTAAAATTCGACAGATACAAAAGAAATTATCAGTAGATCTAGTGGATGGAAAACCAATACTGACACTTAAGATCAATGCCATTGGTGCGGTTGAGAAAGGGCTGGAGAACTACGAAGGACTTAGTTATTCACAGAAGGCAAAGATTTATCGAGATATTGAGACAGCGTTAAATGATTCGCTAAAAGAGAAGATTTATAATCAAATGACGACAGTTATGAGAGAACAGGGTGTCGATTATTTGAACGTTTATCGAAGTATGCGATATAAAAATAATTCCTTGTATCAAAAATATAAGAACAATGAGAAGGGTTTTTTAAGCGAGATGCAGTTTAATATTCAAGTTACAATTGATCTGGTTGAATAG
- a CDS encoding hit family protein, which produces MKDCLVCERIELTKQGKNPYLVKELETGYVVLGDIQRFPGYTLFLCKEHATELHFLEKDFRNKYLQEMAIVAEAVYNAFHPDKLNYELLGVGKAQHMHWHIFPRRKGDTPQIGPVWRLDKTELNHEKYRPSEVELQKMKDTLRTELEKLL; this is translated from the coding sequence ATGAAAGATTGTTTAGTATGTGAAAGAATTGAATTGACGAAACAGGGAAAGAACCCTTATTTGGTTAAAGAATTAGAAACAGGCTATGTGGTTCTTGGAGACATCCAGCGTTTCCCTGGATATACTCTTTTCCTGTGTAAAGAACATGCGACAGAGCTGCATTTTCTAGAGAAAGATTTTAGAAATAAGTATTTGCAAGAGATGGCTATTGTTGCAGAGGCAGTCTACAATGCATTTCATCCGGACAAATTAAACTACGAATTATTAGGTGTAGGAAAGGCACAGCATATGCACTGGCATATCTTTCCTAGAAGAAAAGGGGATACCCCACAGATTGGACCGGTCTGGCGATTAGATAAGACGGAACTGAATCATGAGAAATATCGCCCATCAGAGGTGGAACTTCAGAAGATGAAAGATACCTTAAGAACGGAACTAGAAAAACTATTGTAG
- a CDS encoding two-component response regulator SA14-24, translating into MKSSDFFLEYCQKMSYNIRKEKQVGDTMDNYKILIIEDEKPIADILKYGFVKEGFEVFCAYTGMDGMDALNENHPDIVLLDWMLPDVDGVTVCKHITKKCNIPIVMLTAKGTIEDKLLGLESGADDYITKPFDLREVIARVKTIIRRFEKVNQEKAESENTIIEVNDMRISEIERTVKIKEGSIVLTPKEFDLLVFLVKHNREVFTRQVLLEQIWGYDFAGDTRTVDIHVQRLRKKLPLEEHLQTVFGVGYKYVS; encoded by the coding sequence ATGAAGTCATCCGATTTCTTCCTAGAATATTGTCAAAAGATGAGTTATAATATTCGAAAAGAAAAACAAGTAGGAGATACCATGGATAATTATAAGATTTTAATTATAGAAGATGAAAAACCAATTGCAGATATCTTAAAATATGGATTTGTGAAGGAAGGATTTGAGGTATTCTGTGCGTATACAGGAATGGATGGGATGGATGCATTAAATGAGAATCATCCTGATATTGTTCTGCTTGACTGGATGTTACCAGATGTGGATGGTGTAACGGTCTGTAAACATATCACAAAAAAATGCAATATTCCGATCGTAATGTTAACAGCAAAAGGAACGATTGAAGATAAGTTATTAGGCTTAGAGTCTGGAGCAGACGATTACATAACAAAACCATTTGATCTACGTGAAGTCATTGCAAGAGTTAAGACGATCATTCGTAGATTTGAGAAAGTCAACCAAGAAAAAGCAGAATCAGAGAATACGATCATAGAAGTAAATGACATGAGAATATCCGAGATCGAACGAACTGTTAAGATCAAGGAGGGAAGTATTGTTTTGACACCAAAAGAATTTGATCTCCTTGTGTTCCTCGTAAAACATAATCGTGAAGTATTTACAAGACAAGTCTTACTTGAACAGATTTGGGGATATGATTTTGCCGGTGATACAAGAACCGTAGATATTCATGTGCAACGATTGAGAAAGAAACTGCCATTAGAAGAACATCTCCAGACAGTCTTTGGGGTGGGGTATAAATATGTTTCATAA
- a CDS encoding phosphate regulon sensor protein PhoR, with the protein MFHKISVFFTRIRAKITIVLIVIFLFAVLLVNYIVGRQITSNQQDQIVKDLKNLKINTQVYVKQVLILNKENNDEKSFKNIVYDAVKELYQTSKYHLQAYTMDGVFLSGTKDNLFRNTPTKDFEYAKKGQSAYTLDYSLGNQLMVYFSVPVTVESKNVGIIRYYIDYSSTYRQGNSTKEMILAVTMFVFGGTFLVIWLTLTKTIRPIQGLTESTNAITNAIKEGTDSVEALPAFHASCESYIDRNDEIGELTRNYDLLLDTIRRQLAALNEDKESIKRLLVSKQEFYNNVTHELKTPLTTINGYAQLIESNGSEDEELVKKGTEHIMHESERLHKMVLQLLEMSNQSVQVEKTSLCIHDILQSVADAMELKAARYHYTIAVTCDENYHVFAVEERLRQLYINLIDNAIKYGRPGTQIRIICTKKENQLEVAVINEGDGIAADKLGDIFEPFYRVNKEYSREQGSSGLGLSICEKIMEESNGTIQVESEVGKETKFITRFPLKNDRSGVVV; encoded by the coding sequence ATGTTTCATAAGATTTCTGTCTTTTTTACAAGAATACGAGCGAAGATAACGATTGTACTGATCGTTATTTTCTTGTTTGCGGTACTATTAGTCAATTATATCGTCGGACGGCAGATTACCTCCAATCAGCAAGATCAGATCGTTAAAGATCTTAAGAACTTAAAGATTAATACGCAGGTCTATGTAAAACAGGTACTGATCTTAAATAAAGAGAATAATGATGAGAAGAGTTTTAAAAATATTGTCTATGATGCGGTCAAAGAACTATATCAGACCTCAAAGTATCATTTGCAGGCATATACGATGGATGGTGTCTTCTTGTCAGGAACAAAGGATAATTTATTCCGAAATACGCCAACCAAGGATTTTGAGTACGCAAAAAAAGGGCAGAGCGCTTATACACTGGATTATTCCTTAGGCAATCAGTTGATGGTATATTTCTCAGTGCCCGTAACAGTGGAGTCTAAAAATGTCGGTATCATTCGATATTATATCGACTATTCTTCGACTTATCGACAAGGAAACTCTACAAAAGAGATGATTCTTGCAGTTACCATGTTCGTATTTGGAGGAACCTTTCTTGTAATCTGGTTGACTTTAACAAAGACGATCCGTCCAATCCAAGGGTTAACCGAATCAACCAATGCCATCACGAATGCGATCAAAGAAGGTACTGACTCGGTAGAAGCCCTTCCGGCTTTTCATGCATCCTGTGAGTCTTATATCGATCGAAATGATGAAATTGGAGAATTGACACGAAATTACGATCTTCTTCTAGATACGATAAGAAGACAGCTCGCTGCTTTAAATGAAGATAAGGAAAGTATCAAAAGGCTTCTTGTGTCAAAGCAAGAGTTTTATAATAATGTAACCCATGAATTAAAGACTCCTCTGACGACGATCAATGGCTATGCACAGCTCATTGAGAGCAATGGAAGTGAGGATGAAGAGCTTGTCAAAAAAGGAACCGAGCATATTATGCATGAGAGCGAGAGACTTCATAAGATGGTATTACAGCTATTAGAAATGTCGAATCAATCGGTTCAAGTGGAGAAGACAAGTTTATGTATTCATGACATTTTACAAAGTGTAGCAGATGCGATGGAGCTAAAAGCGGCCAGATATCATTACACTATCGCAGTAACTTGTGATGAGAACTATCATGTCTTTGCAGTAGAAGAACGTTTACGTCAGCTTTATATTAATTTAATTGACAATGCGATTAAATATGGACGTCCGGGAACGCAGATTCGGATCATCTGTACTAAAAAAGAGAATCAGTTAGAAGTTGCCGTTATCAATGAAGGCGATGGAATTGCAGCCGATAAATTAGGAGATATCTTTGAGCCGTTTTACCGTGTAAATAAAGAATATTCAAGGGAACAGGGAAGTTCAGGTCTGGGACTTAGCATCTGTGAGAAGATCATGGAAGAAAGCAACGGAACGATCCAGGTAGAAAGTGAAGTAGGAAAAGAAACCAAATTTATAACCAGATTTCCATTAAAGAATGATAGATCGGGGGTAGTAGTATGA
- a CDS encoding D-alanyl-D-alanine carboxypeptidase, translated as MKNKKSTVAVVLLLIVLFAKYPCDKMIASLNTSYPTKLRPTKLLNQDLDKTLVVKSKEKPAELSLTARGAVLIDADNNRILYQKNAKQEMPMASTTKIMTCIVALENGNLNDKVTFSKYAAGMPDVQLNAKSGQTFYLKDLLYSLMLESHNDTAVAIAEHIGGSVEGFATMMNAKAKELGLKHTSFVTPNGLDSEKHYTTAYDLARIASYAIKNKTFVEITNTPSHEFHEINSNQSFLATNKNRFLFMMDGAIGVKTGFTNNAGYCFVGGIRRGDKTFISVVLGAGWPPHKTYKWADTKKLMDYGLDNYKKKSVYDGGVKFSPIYVENGKNPIVTLSINGEVNLLLSDAETVRVEYDIPTVIQGPMKAGTAIGCACYYVDNKLYCKIPIFVDNDVEVMTLRDVCNSVYALFTTNDVSHVFLKDLE; from the coding sequence ATGAAGAATAAGAAATCTACCGTGGCTGTCGTTCTACTATTAATCGTTCTGTTTGCAAAGTACCCTTGTGATAAAATGATCGCCAGTTTAAATACCTCTTATCCAACAAAATTAAGGCCAACGAAATTGTTAAATCAGGATCTCGATAAGACGTTGGTTGTAAAGTCCAAAGAGAAACCGGCAGAACTGTCTCTTACGGCAAGAGGAGCCGTACTGATCGATGCCGATAACAATCGTATCTTATATCAAAAGAATGCAAAACAAGAAATGCCCATGGCGAGCACAACGAAGATCATGACTTGTATTGTGGCACTAGAGAATGGTAATCTCAATGATAAGGTTACCTTCTCCAAGTATGCAGCAGGAATGCCGGACGTACAGCTGAATGCAAAATCGGGACAGACGTTCTATCTAAAAGATCTTCTATATTCCTTAATGCTAGAGTCTCATAATGATACTGCTGTAGCAATTGCAGAGCATATTGGCGGAAGTGTGGAAGGGTTCGCAACGATGATGAATGCCAAGGCAAAAGAGCTGGGATTGAAGCATACTTCGTTTGTGACACCGAATGGTCTGGATTCGGAGAAGCATTATACGACTGCTTATGATCTGGCGAGAATTGCTTCCTATGCTATTAAGAATAAGACATTCGTGGAAATAACCAATACTCCAAGTCATGAGTTCCACGAGATCAATTCCAATCAATCGTTTTTAGCAACTAACAAAAATCGATTTCTGTTTATGATGGATGGAGCTATCGGAGTAAAAACGGGATTCACAAATAATGCTGGATATTGTTTCGTTGGTGGTATAAGACGAGGGGATAAGACCTTTATCTCGGTTGTTCTTGGAGCAGGATGGCCACCTCATAAGACCTATAAGTGGGCAGATACTAAGAAATTGATGGATTATGGATTAGATAATTATAAGAAAAAAAGTGTTTATGATGGCGGCGTGAAATTTAGTCCGATTTATGTGGAAAATGGTAAGAATCCAATTGTGACGTTAAGTATCAATGGTGAGGTGAATCTCTTATTATCGGATGCGGAGACGGTTCGAGTGGAGTATGATATTCCGACGGTGATCCAAGGACCGATGAAGGCGGGAACGGCGATCGGATGTGCTTGCTATTATGTGGACAACAAACTTTACTGTAAGATACCAATTTTTGTAGATAATGATGTAGAGGTGATGACACTGCGAGATGTATGCAATAGTGTGTATGCATTATTTACAACAAATGACGTTTCCCATGTATTTTTAAAGGATTTGGAGTAA
- a CDS encoding acetyl-coenzyme A carboxyl transferase alpha chain, whose protein sequence is MSNTAQLSARERIDSLLDDNSFVEIGALVTRRSTDFNMQQKEVPADGVITGYGVIDNNPVYVYSQDASALNGTMGEMHAKKIVHIYDLALKVGAPVIGLIDCAGLRLQEATDALAGFGEIYLKQTLASGVIPQITGIFGTCGGGAAVSGALSDFVFMEEKNAKLFVNAPNAIEGNHVTKCDTASAAFQSEAGVANFVGEDEADVLNQMRSLVSILPSNNEDDESFTECTDDLNRVLEGFESEVADPEKALVDLSDNNAFVEVNKNFAKDMVTGFVRLNGMTVGAVANRTAKMDDEFKVVEKYDGVLTAAGCEKAESFVTFCDAFNIPVVTLTNVTGYKATKCEEKKLARATAKLTYAFANATVPKINVIVGKAFGSAYITMNSKHIGADLVFAFDSSEIGMMDAKEAAKIMYADEINGSSDVVAAIDEKAKEYATLQSSPVAAAKRGYVDNVIDPASTRKQLVYAFDMLFTKREDRPSKKHGTV, encoded by the coding sequence ATGAGTAATACAGCACAACTATCAGCAAGAGAACGTATAGATTCTTTGCTAGATGACAATAGTTTTGTCGAAATTGGTGCTTTGGTTACAAGACGTAGTACTGATTTTAATATGCAGCAGAAAGAAGTACCTGCTGACGGCGTTATCACAGGTTACGGAGTGATCGATAATAATCCTGTCTATGTATATAGTCAAGATGCATCAGCACTTAACGGAACCATGGGCGAAATGCATGCCAAAAAAATTGTACATATTTATGATTTAGCACTAAAAGTAGGTGCGCCTGTAATTGGTCTTATTGACTGCGCAGGTTTAAGATTACAAGAGGCTACTGATGCGTTAGCTGGTTTTGGTGAAATCTACCTTAAACAGACATTAGCATCCGGAGTCATTCCCCAAATCACTGGTATTTTCGGAACATGTGGCGGTGGTGCTGCAGTATCGGGCGCACTCAGTGATTTTGTTTTTATGGAAGAAAAAAATGCAAAATTATTCGTAAATGCTCCAAATGCAATCGAAGGAAATCATGTTACAAAATGTGATACAGCAAGCGCTGCATTCCAATCAGAAGCAGGTGTTGCAAACTTCGTAGGAGAAGACGAAGCAGATGTGCTAAATCAAATGAGATCATTAGTTAGTATCTTACCTTCAAACAATGAAGATGATGAGAGCTTTACAGAATGCACAGATGATCTTAACCGAGTATTAGAAGGATTCGAAAGTGAAGTTGCTGATCCAGAAAAAGCACTTGTTGATCTTTCTGATAACAATGCTTTTGTTGAAGTAAACAAGAACTTCGCAAAAGACATGGTTACTGGCTTTGTTCGTTTAAACGGAATGACAGTCGGAGCCGTAGCTAACAGAACAGCTAAAATGGATGATGAATTCAAAGTTGTAGAAAAATACGATGGTGTTTTAACTGCAGCAGGCTGTGAAAAAGCAGAAAGCTTTGTTACTTTCTGTGATGCTTTTAATATCCCAGTTGTTACATTAACAAATGTAACAGGATACAAAGCAACAAAATGTGAAGAAAAGAAACTCGCAAGAGCAACTGCAAAATTAACATATGCATTTGCTAATGCAACCGTACCTAAGATCAATGTCATTGTTGGTAAAGCATTTGGTAGTGCTTATATCACAATGAACTCAAAACATATCGGTGCTGACTTAGTATTCGCTTTCGATTCTAGTGAAATCGGAATGATGGATGCAAAAGAAGCAGCTAAGATCATGTACGCAGACGAGATCAATGGAAGCAGCGATGTCGTTGCAGCAATTGATGAAAAAGCTAAAGAGTATGCCACATTACAATCTAGTCCAGTTGCAGCAGCAAAACGTGGTTATGTAGATAATGTTATTGATCCAGCATCTACAAGAAAACAACTTGTATATGCATTCGATATGTTATTTACAAAAAGAGAGGATCGTCCAAGCAAAAAGCATGGTACGGTTTAG
- a CDS encoding biotin carboxyl carrier protein of oxaloacetate decarboxylase — protein MKNYTITVNGNVYDVTVEEGASTGAPVQQAAPVKKAAPAKKAAPAGAQGSVKVNAPMPGKILSVKASAGQAVKKGEVILILEAMKMENEVVAPEDGTIASINVAAGDSVEAGVVLATLN, from the coding sequence ATGAAAAATTATACTATCACAGTAAATGGTAATGTATATGATGTAACAGTTGAAGAAGGCGCATCTACAGGCGCACCTGTTCAACAAGCTGCACCTGTTAAAAAAGCAGCTCCAGCAAAGAAAGCTGCACCAGCAGGCGCTCAAGGTTCTGTAAAAGTTAACGCTCCAATGCCAGGTAAAATTTTAAGCGTTAAAGCAAGTGCAGGACAAGCAGTGAAAAAAGGCGAGGTAATCCTTATTCTTGAAGCAATGAAGATGGAAAATGAAGTCGTTGCTCCAGAAGACGGTACAATCGCTAGTATCAATGTAGCAGCAGGAGATTCTGTTGAAGCAGGAGTTGTTTTAGCTACATTGAACTAG